TCTGTTCCGTAAggacctgttccttaggatcAAACTCttcatcaaaaaaaatgtcttcctccctaaaccccgaatcTGAACAAGAAACCTGTTCCTTACAAACATCGACCCTAGGAACCTctcccttaggaacatcttccttaggaacaaaattttcttccctaaacgCCAAACCTAAAcctggaacctgttccttaggaatatcaacactaggaacaaagtcttccttcctaaaccctaacacTGAACTAGGAACACCTtacttaggaacatcttccttaataacgaattcttcctccctaaacccggaatctgaacttggaacctgttccttaggaacctcttccctaggaacaaggtcttccttctgtaaacgcggaatctgaacatggaacctacTCCTTAGGTTCAAagttttcttcccattcaCATTCCTCAAACAACAAAGCTAAAATAAGCATCCACAACTTAACTGTTAAACGATTGTTCGGCTCATACGAATTTTTACACAATTGTTGCTGTTCTAATTGTTGCGCTGGCTCGTCCACTTTTGTACATGTAACGATTTCCCTGGCTTTAACACTGCCCGTACCAAAGCCCTTATttggttgcttcttccccttgaatgctagtatttttttcttgtggtATCCCTTTCACATATTTCCTTCGCTCCTACTACTATACTTCCACTgctctccttcctctttcatttaatattaaatgttattcatgtgcacatttataaaaattttttttttatgcattgCATTGTTCCTGTGGTAATTTTCATATATCAGTTCATATACGCATGtatcaaaatttttccccttcttttttgggcACATTTGCATAATTATTTGATGCTGATAacgtacacacacattgtaAGTTATTATATAGTTCCTGctggggaaggaacattacaTGTTATTTATGATAAATAGAGGGGAACATTACATTCCATGTTCCGTACTGTGATAACCTATTTTTGTTTGTCTCTGTTGTTTTTGTCTTGGTCTTCCTTGTTGTTTCTGTTGTTGGTTCTGTTCTTGCCTCCGTTGccgctgttgttgttgttgttgttgttgttgttgttgttgttgttgttgtttattatttgttcttctcctAGGTTGTTCactattatatatagtagatgcATCTGTTGTGGATAAGTATGTTGAATAAAGTGTGGAAGAGTCGTCCGTTGttgaatatagtgtggaTGTGTCTGCTGTTAATGTGTTCCAGTTCTTTGCAGCTGATCTTCTTTTCCTGCTGCTtctattgttccttccacctcctccactgttgcttcttcctcctcctccaaaaaaagaagaagaagaattacgtaatccagaaaataaggaagtgtactgaagaaaaaaaagaaagaaagagggTAAGAGAAGGGAACGGAGGAAGggggcacaaaaaatatatgggaaggaacttattttatatatgtacttctAAATGAGAACTTAAATACGAGTAGAGTGCTATTATGGACACATATACTATAATGGgaattactttatataagagGAAGGTTACAAGTGACATTCCTATTAGAGTACCAGCAGAAGCAGCAGCGGGAATTGCTGCACTCGTTCTTGGTCCATATTTCAGTTCTAAATTAACGTTGCTATAAACTGTAACTTTTTGTGAGGTTCTTTGTTcaattctttcttctgaTCCGCCATTTGTTAAGGTGAGTGGGTTTTGATTATTACTTCTGCTTAAATCGTACTTATTTTTGAATTCCATACAATAGGGATCTTTGTCCCATTTGTTGTTGTCCCCTTTGGGACCTTTGCCATTACAATCATGAAGTACCTCTTTAAATGCTGTAACGGCTGATTGTAGGTGTTTATAATAGTCCTCATCACAGGAGTTGTCAAATTGCTTCAGTTTGTCTTTTATACCTTTGTAGTCGAAGGTGAAGTCAAACACCGTTTTACGGTGCTCAAAAAGCTGTTTGTTCAAGTGAGTAGTGCTTGTGTCGGTGTTGGTGTCGGCGTATGGAAGTGTACAATTGTTCTCAACATCGAATTGTGGAAGTGCTTTATAAATGCATTGCATggcttttaaaaatttcgtACCATCCATACTTTCCCCCTTACCCCATACTTCATTCCCAagccaaaaatataaaaaattacaaagtgcCTCATACAGACGTTTGTCATCCTCGTCCTCCCCTAACACCTCGTCTGGTCCAACGGGCCGGGGGGGGGGGACCCCCCGTCCCCAATGGTCCCGCCTGGGTTGCTTGTGCCAGTGCCTGttctgctttcttttttgaggTCACATAACATAGACCCCCCAGAATCTTCTCAACAGACGTTGCAATTTCAGTACATGAATTTAATTTGGTCTCCacttgcacttttttttggtcccCATCAGCATCAATAAGTTTACAGTAATCGACCTTCACTTCGACGCCCGCAGCGGCGTCTCCATCGATGTTCTTATAGAAAAGTCTTCTCGAACCTAACATTTGTAAGTCCCCTTTCTGTAAATGTGGTGGTTCCGCAtagaatgtatacacatatgttcatttctgtacttttattcttatttctaTTACACTATGTtcataaattattatttgtacAATATTCATGTATCCATTTTTAAACATAGAGAACATACCTTTAGGTGTGATGTTCCCTGTGCAGGTTTTGCCATTTCTCCGTGTGTGttcttatgtatatataatggaattAAATTTAGAGATGTTGTTCATATAGGTTCGTACAGAATAAATAGGTGCGAAATTTTGGCACATTTTAGgatcattatatattgtGCATCGATGTTGTTCacttaattcttttttccttcccttaaaataaatgtatatatacacatattatttattcttcttttccatatGGTAATAATGGCAATACCTTACACGTATTATGTccttgcatatatataattaaattgaaaatatgaataaattctTCATAACAGcagtctaaggaaagaaaaggaatgaaatcGCAGAGTTCCTGTGATATATGCACtctttctacatttttctttttttttccccctccttatATGTCGTGGCCACCTTACTACTACACTGCACATTATTGTATTTTGCATTATTGTATTCTGTATATGGGACTGCTCGAAAAATGATGTTATAGTTCGCCAGTTGCTGCTACTATGTGTACGAGGGTACAATTACTTtactaaaaaatattaacataCCCTAATAATTTAAGCTTCCATTACACTCTAAAGATGATTATTAAAACTTGTTAACACATATagtaaaatttatatatggagcaccttttcttcttccaattttGCGTATTCATTATAATTCCATAAAGGAGGTACCACTTCTACAAATAACTGATACATAAATAATGGAGAAACATACATTATTTACATGTGTGAAGATTAAAATGCATGAATCCTTATAACAATATATTACAAAACATctcctcccttccctttcatggtccttcaataataataattcttcctttcgttcTTCTTTGCTCCTTGATAAG
The Plasmodium coatneyi strain Hackeri chromosome 10, complete sequence DNA segment above includes these coding regions:
- a CDS encoding Pvstp1, giving the protein MFRFRVYRRKTLFLGKRFLRNRFQVQIPGLGRKNSLLRKMFLMLGFRKEDFVPSVDIPKEQVPGLGLAFREENFVPKEDVPKGEVPRVDVCKEQVSCSDSGFREEDIFFDEEFDPKEQVLTEQIPCADSGFRIDKKQFVAKLWMLILGLVFEECEMEENVHDKELHLDHLLQNTL